GCAGAAAACGAAAAGGACGAAACTTGGGGCAAGAAGTCTATACCCTCTTCCAATTTCAACCCACCAGAGATCCAGGTGGAGATGATGAACCAGCATTCCGGCCCGGCTTTCGGGTTACGGACTCGGGTAATCCAAATTAGCTCTTTCTGTCAATAGTTTTCAGCTTCAATATTGAATTGGGTCCTCAACTTGAACATTATTTGTTATTGGGTTTTTTCTGGGTTTCGTCTCTAACTGAACCttgttttgatttgggtttggaCCGTTGGATTCTGGGAATTGATTCTGGAATTTGAACAGGGAATGTGCGAAAGAAAACACCTATCACTTTTTTGTCGTCAGTCTGATATCAGACAAATGTGATGCAGTGGATTATAGACGCCATGTCGTTTGGGACCAAAACTGATTCAATCCAATTTCCACAAGCTGTGGAGAAGAATAACTGAATAAGTACTTCAACTTGGAGACCTCCGTCACAGAAACCAAGGTAAGGACCAGAGGGAGTGAAGAAATGGGGGATTTGTACGCTttggatttcgatggagttatctGTGATAGCTGCGGAGAGAGCTCCGTCTCTGCTGTGAAGGTAGTGTTTGTGTTTATGTTGTTccaaagtttgaagcttttttACTTCAAAAATGTTTAGTTTGATCCAATGGTAATGTAGGCTGCTAAAGTGAGATGGCCAGCTCTGTTCAAGGGTGTTGATTCGGCTTTAGAGAATTGGGTTGTTGATCAAATGCACGTAGTAAGTTCTCCATATGCTTAAGTACACGAAaccatttatatatatgttaggAATTGAGTGATTGATAGTGAAGAATGAATGATGAATTAGGTGAGACCTGTGGTGGAAACTGGGTATGAGAATCTATTACTTGTGAGGTTACTTCTGGAGATGAAAATTCCTTCTATAAGGAAGTCATCAGTTGCAGAAGGGCTCACAGTGGAAGGAATATTGGAGAAGTGGTCAGCATTGAAGCCTGTGATTATGGAGGAATGGGGTGAGGAAAGGGATCCTCTTGTAAATCTGTTCGGAAAGGTCAGGGATGAGTGGATGGACCAGGACTTGAATACTTGGATTGGTGCAAATAGGTACCCAATTTCAATATTTTGCAAAGCGGTCGTGTATATATATGAGTGTGTGATGTGTTTGCTAGAGATTGCATGGTCAAAATCTGAAGCAAAAGATAATAGCATTCGTGTTGGTTGTATGATTTCAAATTTTTGGCTTAATGGATTCTTGTCTAGCATAGTTTTACTCTATTCTCAGAGTTGCTGCTAGAGCCCTGTGCATAACCGAGTAGGAGACAGTTTGCTTGCAGATTATATCCAGGTGTATCTGATGCTCTAAGATTTGCAAGCTCGACAATATATATAGTCACCACAAAGCAGGTATGAACTCGAGGCAAGCACTTAATTTTAgatcatttgtttttttgtgGACTCTCAAGTCTTTATTCACAGATTTTATATTAAACCAGCAGTTAGCGGACTTTCTGGTACAGTACACAGTTTGCCTTTATCATCTTCCCATCCCCTTATTTTCTGTTCTTATACATATTGCAGAGCCGATTTGCTGACGCTTTACTGCGAGAACTTGCAGGAGTTACAATACCACCTGAAAGAATATTTGGTCTTGGATCTGGGTATGGTTTTAATTTGATATTAGTCTGTTATTGGTATTTTGGCACTTAGCCTGTGGTATACTTTCTGTAGCGTGAAACTTTACTGTCTCTAGTATGTGTATATGTAATATGAAACTCCTCTTCCAGTCCTAAGGTAGAAGTATTGAAGATGCTTCAGAAGAAACCAGAACATCAAGGGCTGAAACTGCAGTACGTAATTTTCTGCTAAATATTTAACATAATTGAGCATGTTGTAATATGATTGTGACTGTGATAGAGTATTTTGAGACCTGACATTCTGCCTTCTATGCGGTGAATGCTTATTACTATAACCTAGTACACCTTTGAATGAGATCAATAATATTGAACTTTGGTCAGCTTTGTGGAAGATAGACTGGCAACCCTAAAGAATGTTATCAAAGAACCTGAATTGGATGGTTGGAGCTTGTATCTAGGTACACTTACTTTCTACCCTGAGTATTATCACACATTTACTCTGTCACTTCTCTGTCATCAATTCTTGTTTATGCTTTATTCGCCTTTGATAGCTGATTCTGGTTTAATTGTATTAGGGGATTGGGGGTACAATacagaggaagagagagacgaAGCAGCTAGAATCTCTAGGATTCAGATTCTTCAGCTCTCTGACTTCAGCACAAAGTTGAAGTAGCCTCTGTTCTTACCATTGTTGTTCCCTATTCAGTTGTGAATGTGCTAATTCATGTAAACGGCAAAATACAATCTCTTCATATAATGTACATTTTCATTGATAGATTCAGAGATTTTCATGTATTTCCTGCAGAAATTTTTGCACGGAAGAATCTTAACTTTTGCAAATAAAAGGGCACAAGCATTACTGAAGTTGTTGTGGAATTTTATTTTAGTTGTGACTGGTAGATGGTCTTtgattgattcaagtttactcCTCTTGCTTAGTGGAagataatcattttttttttaattccctcaaCCTACACTGTCTATGTCCTTCAAAAGCTGAGCAGAAAATTAACCTAAATTCGATACTACCAATCAGAGATGCATGTGTTTAACCTAAATTCGATACTACCAATCAGAGATGCATGTGTTTAATCTGGCAATAGTCGATAGTCCAATTAGTATTTGGATCAGAAGAAACGTCAATCTGATCCACTGAGAAGTCTACCAAAAAATTACCATGAAAAGTTCATTGTGGCCCTGGTATATAGAAAATGGTATGTATATGACCTACCTACTCATGTCATGAACAGCTCTTGTTCGTTTAGCCAGTTCCGAAATCAGCAACCTTAACACTAATCTTGTACCCCAGAATTGTATGCATTTGCTATAAGTTACATAAGGGGCCATTCCATTGCATTTCATAAAATTTACTAATACAAAACTACAATTCCTCTTTCACTTGCCTATTGCTCTCTGTTGAACCATCATTCTCGATTCCCTTTCTCTCATTCTGGAGCTTCTCAACGATTTGGTCTAAAGGAGGATCTCCAGGTCTTCGAAAAACTTGATCCCCAATCTTTATCTCGTAGGCCTCTGGTTGGCTCAACACGAACTCCTTCAACTAGTGAATAGGGAAAGACAAAAGTAAGAGAACATATTGCAAGAACAAAACAGAGCAGAAGCTAATGATCAGTAATGATCAGGTCATCAACTCAGGCAGAGGGGAGAGGGGATTAGAAATATCATACCTCTGTCATGTCTTGGCCTCTTTCCATGGTGACCATGATCGTGCTCATATCAACACCCATGAACCGTACCCCAATAGATCCAGTTCTCAGAACTTTACTCCATTTCATAGCAATCTCAGCCACCATATCCTAAGAGTGGAAAAGAAACTTGCATAAAATTTACCATTCATTTGAAGTAATATCAAAACCTCCTTCATTTCCATAGCAATCAATCCTCAATGGTTCCAAATGGAAAACAAGTATACAACAACGCCATAATTCCTATTACCTAGAAATCCATTAGATCAACCATAAACCATGCTTATCTCATTGCAACAGGAATCAATTAGTACCGAAACaagaactaaaaacataaaagatACAACAATGTCCAATCCAAGGGTTCCAATCCACAGATTCATTAATACACATTTGAATCAAATTCATGCTCAAATAGCTCATTTCACACACCCAATTATCCATTAAGGTTTCTCAAGTATGAAATATTCGatcaaaaacaaaaccagaaaaaCCCAATAACAACCAACAGCAAAGACAGAGACCCAATTCACATTAAAGCTGAAAAGAGTAAGATCGGGATTACCCGAGTCCGTTTGACGCCGAGTCGGAGCTTGATGAACCCGAAAACCGGCCCGGAATGCCGCTTCATCATCTCGGCCTGGATCTCCGATAACTCCATCTTCGACATGTCGTTCGGCGGCAGATCAAAATGTTGTGTGGATTTCTTGCCCCATTCTTTCCAAGTGTCGTCCTCTTCGTCGTCTACGACGTCGTCGAGGTCGTCGGTGATGTGGACTCGCCGCTTTCCTCCCTCGGCGAACCGGACATACCCGCCATTTGGGAAAAAGATGAGGGgtagaataaagaaaacaagaacgGTGACGAGGAAGGGAAAGGGTGCTCTGGGGTTTGGCATGCTTTCTGTGAAAGTGTTGAGAGAGGAGCATTTGGGGTGTATTTATAATTGAGATATTTCCCATTTGCCCCAGTACAAGCGAAAGTTGTCCGGTTACACAACTCTTTGCTGTGAAAAGACATCGATGTCCTTATATTTTTGAGGAATTCCTTGCTTGTCTCAAGCTGAatgttattttggttttttcttgCCTCTTGCCTCTTGGATGGCTGCTTCGTTTCTTCTTGCCAGTTGCTGAGAAAACTATGTTGAGCTGTTCATCTTGATCTTTTTGCTTGAGAAATGAACTTCTTGAAAAGTGTAAAGCTATATCTTCATGCTTGAATCTTATCTTCTATTGATGCAGTGAGATGATCGTCAAGCTTCCATCATGTTTTCAATGTTGTGGAGTTCTTCATCATCGAGATTATCCCAATAATCAGCATCACTTTCTCTCACTTGTTGGCTCTCCTGCTCTtctttatacaataaatcatacACTTCTTTAGTGCTTGTGCTCATATCAACAGTGTACAGCTCTCCTGGTCGTGGTACTCCATCCAGGTGTTCTCTGGTGTAGATATTTAAAGCATTGGCTTGGTAGATTAATTGCAAATTTGTATCATCAAAGAAATCATCTACTACAAGCTGGGCTGCACGAAATTTGTGAATATCCTCCACTGTTGGTGCCACATCAATTGTTGGTAAAGGAGGTGGCTCTATATAATTACGAAGTGATATGATGACTAGGTGTCTGGCTTTATCATGATATAGACTGGTTCTATGGGGATATGAAGGAATGCTAATTATTTCTAATCGGATAGTACTATAACCTAATCCTATACTTCCCCATTGCTTAAGATAATGAGTTATAGCATACTTAAGGTGATAGGAGAATGACTCTATATGATGTTCATTTTGGACATAAAGACTTTTTAACACTCCATGTTCCATTAGAAAACCTGGAGTAACTCTAACTCCACGATTATCATGCTCAATGTACATTTCACCAAAGTCTCTCATATTAATAGTAGCTAATAGAATATGAAATCGTGCTTTTTCTTCAGGGTGAGAAAATGTATCATGACAAATGACTCCTATACCAGGTTGAGGATGAGATATAAGATTAAAGAGAAAATTCTGGATAGCTACTTGAAGGGAAAGATGCTTATCATGCTGTAACTTGAAGATTTTATCTTTACAATCATGAGGTAAATATGAAAACCTTTCTTTTGCTAGGG
This portion of the Rosa chinensis cultivar Old Blush chromosome 1, RchiOBHm-V2, whole genome shotgun sequence genome encodes:
- the LOC112182581 gene encoding uncharacterized protein LOC112182581 — its product is MGDLYALDFDGVICDSCGESSVSAVKAAKVRWPALFKGVDSALENWVVDQMHVVRPVVETGYENLLLVRLLLEMKIPSIRKSSVAEGLTVEGILEKWSALKPVIMEEWGEERDPLVNLFGKVRDEWMDQDLNTWIGANRLYPGVSDALRFASSTIYIVTTKQSRFADALLRELAGVTIPPERIFGLGSGPKVEVLKMLQKKPEHQGLKLHFVEDRLATLKNVIKEPELDGWSLYLGDWGYNTEEERDEAARISRIQILQLSDFSTKLK
- the LOC112182584 gene encoding uncharacterized protein LOC112182584, giving the protein MPNPRAPFPFLVTVLVFFILPLIFFPNGGYVRFAEGGKRRVHITDDLDDVVDDEEDDTWKEWGKKSTQHFDLPPNDMSKMELSEIQAEMMKRHSGPVFGFIKLRLGVKRTRDMVAEIAMKWSKVLRTGSIGVRFMGVDMSTIMVTMERGQDMTELKEFVLSQPEAYEIKIGDQVFRRPGDPPLDQIVEKLQNERKGIENDGSTESNRQVKEEL